The following coding sequences lie in one Spinacia oleracea cultivar Varoflay chromosome 1, BTI_SOV_V1, whole genome shotgun sequence genomic window:
- the LOC110778002 gene encoding protein PUTATIVE RECOMBINATION INITIATION DEFECT 1, with protein MYSCNSEHSPSTIPESSHLPSSSSPSPSCSQGHRSSFILQTEEGGSICLLCFTNLISNPNSPTFHVSYALSQLSHAVSQPSFLSPLLSFHVHLIISPLVNSLSSFDDEQIARQVIEIVSDLSGAGGSSVSGDFVAMISAVLSSGELAWSRRQVYSLHCLGVLLTRQMDTYACIKDKAGLINNLVMGLQLPSEEIRGEIMFVLYRICILQHSSKDQEGADVLLEYCSVILQLSLDALMKTQRDDVRLNCLALLKVLSQRGFLSNAFSSEFNMMDTCESDNYTQSSNGETNDSSLSRLFAEAIKSPLLSPDGQVQISTLDLIVHCLSCGDCSLKQIQVLVEENLADYIFEILRLSEYKDKIVSSCIQVLDLLSTAEHTFRQRLSLGFSTLVSVLPHVAEIPFHPVQSQMLKLILVGISSSPGVVSTKLVEAISGSLTLMLKRYNAGDMGMLPETFITICSMFISLLKSPSASGATNLMPTLLEASRHAILSSLSTNDLNSYQLLHSLSLLKEAYSFSLEISSTSNNSTEMQLRNSVIEVCQNHIVPWFITEINGLEEESVLGILETLDFVLLQAHDNQALQHTHDLISLSWFSLSFRCLGLYPTEKMKLRVYLMLSTVVDNILGDESGQSIRAVASALPIDPVDLLFLLGQKYNIELSSCQTAVLQILYISSLYDEMLADKKLVLTSLEQYMLANSSHLLSGAAESTVVVHLLNLYALCRCFSKTNYQICYSSDAEVIFFHLLEERERDWDLSSFDIHPSTLEWLFQQEKLSKSLSCQILKLSRNSFSNGTLVNCRIRNFHDIARLASVEDNLLPKLLVLLLKQLVGKDLLLEDVISFIHFISSIINIFPHASDQLCMHGMDIAAQNLCSNLLCTSSLESYMIVSRFIFIILCSVQSQTLYDDKAWLVVVMKLLDSFTSTMMTNGWTEEHLLVLGVLSMVLHHSTQGALVETAKFILLDSSLASLMRATVKGFFANGSASIEHEEESDTEHALVFLLLFIHFYLRSLQVVLPGSMGWQNFFNLPEGTCTLPTVGIFCQDICRFLHFGSPLVKLVASYCLIELLSGITDQQNGVKCSMGYLRSIVAVLEGLVFHCDLRIAMNSSLSLSMIFSWEIPSVCHTSLARNHSWCKMVVEELARSLAAPSSVSTSFMNHHRPAVHIATALLRSKTAPLWMNSVFDKACVSGLIENLSPNNVSVEVVLLFQQLLLSAYLTPDQIAKLNHEFQACRRCICMENNEDNSTGEQGRKVVTMSSNLGEVCELLLQLMSSESHLDINSVGNQSRANRLMEETDLFSRLAENGRFEITG; from the exons ATGTACAGCTGCAACTCAGAACATTCACCATCTACAATTCCAGAATCTTCTCATCTTCCATCATCCTCTTCGCCATCACCATCATGTAGTCAAGGTCATCGTTCTTCTTTCATCTTACAAACAGAAGAAGGAGGTTCAATCTGCTTACTCTGCTTCACTAACCTGATctcaaaccctaattctcccACATTCCATGTCTCCTACGCTCTCTCTCAGCTCTCTCATGCCGTCTCTCAaccttcctttctctctcctcttctttcCTTCCATGTTCACCTCATTATCTCTCCTCTCGtcaactctctctcctctttcgaTGACGAACAAATTGCTCGACAAGTTATTGAGATCGTCTCCGATCTGTCTGGTGCTGGTGGTTCTTCGGTTTCTGGAGATTTTGTTGCGATGATTTCTGCTGTTTTGTCCTCTGGTGAACTCGCTTGGAGTCGCCGGCAAGTTTACTCG CTACATTGTCTTGGAGTTCTTTTGACACGCCAAATGGATACTTATGCTTGTATCAAAGATAAAGCTGGCCTGATCAACAACCTTGTGATGGGTCTTCAGTTGCCCAG TGAAGAAATCCGAGGGGAGATCATGTTTGTTTTATACAGGATATGTATCCTGCAGCATTCCAGTAAAGATCAGGAAGGTGCTGATGTACTGCTTGAGTACTGCTCCGTGATCTTGCAATTATCGTTAGATGCACTTATGAAGACTCAAAGAGATGATGTTCGCTTAAACTGTTTAG CCCTTCTGAAGGTGTTGAGTCAAAGAGGATTCCTCTCAAATGCCTTTTCAAGTGAATTCAACATGATGGATACCTGTGAATCTGATAACTATACACAATCCTCCAATGGTGAAACTAATGATTCTTCTTTAAGTAGATTGTTTGCTGAGGCTATTAAGTCCCCATTGCTCTCTCCAGATggtcaagttcaaatttctaCACTAGACCTCATAGTACATTGTTTATCATGCGGAGACTGTTCACTCAAACAAATTCAAGTTTTGGTGGAAGAAAATCTTGCGGACTATATATTTGAAATACTGAGGCTATCAG AGTACAAGGATAAAATTGTAAGCTCTTGCATTCAAGTTCTCGATCTCTTATCAACAGCTGAACACACCTTCAGGCAGAGGCTTTCCCTTGGCTTCTCTACTTTGGTCTCCGTTCTGCCTCACGTAGCTGAAATACCTTTTCATCCTGTTCAATCCCAGATGTTAAAGCTCATATTGGTTGGCATCTCAAGTTCCCCTGGAGTAGTATCTACCAAACTTGTTGAAGCAATAAGTGGTTCCTTGACGCTAATGCTAAAGAGATACAATGCTGGAGATATGGGTATGCTTCCTGAAACATTCATTACCATATGTTCCATGTTTATTTCTCTTCTGAAATCTCCTTCTGCTAGTGGAGCTACAAATCTGATGCCTACACTCCTAGAAGCATCAAGACATGCAATATTGTCCTCATTGAGCACAAATGACCTAAACAGCTACCAACTTCTGCATTCTTTATCTCTTTTAAAAGAGGCATATTCATTCAGTCTTGAAATCAGCTCCACAAGTAACAACAGTACAGAGATGCAACTGAGGAATTCAGTTATAGAAGTATGTCAAAACCATATAGTACCTTGGTTTATAACAGAAATCAATGGATTGGAAGAGGAGAGTGTTTTGGGGATTTTGGAGACCTTGGACTTTGTACTGTTACAAGCTCATGATAATCAGGCCTTGCAACACACTCATGATCTAATTTCACTCTCGTGGTTCAGCTTGTCTTTCAGATGTTTAGGTCTGTACCCAACAGAGAAGATGAAATTGAGAGTGTACCTGATGTTGAGTACAGTTGTGGATAATATTCTTGGAGATGAATCTGGCCAATCCATCAGAGCAGTTGCATCTGCTTTGCCAATAGATCCTGTTGATCTTCTGTTTCTTCTTGGGCAGAAATACAACATAGAACTATCGTCTTGCCAGACTGCTGTATTGCAAATACTGTATATCAGCTCTTTATACGATGAAAT GCTTGCTGACAAGAAGCTAGTTTTGACTTCTCTGGAGCAGTATATGCTTGCCAACAGCAGCCACTTACTTTCTGGAGCTGCTGAATCAACTGTTGTTGtccatttgttgaatctttaTGCTCTGTGTAGATGCTTTTCCAAGACAAACTACCAGATCTGTTACAGTTCGGATGCAGAAGTTATTTTCTTCCATCTCTTGGAGGAACGAGAACGAGACTGGGACTTATCGTCCTTCGACATTCATCCGTCCACGCTAGAATGGTTGTTTCAACAGGAGAAACTCAGCAAATCCTTGTCTTGCCAGATCCTCAAACTCTCTcgaaatagtttctcaaatggGACCCTAGTAAATTGCAGGATACGTAATTTCCACGATATTGCACGTTTAGCTTCTGTTGAAGACAACCTTTTACCAAAACTGTTGGTCCTTTTACTGAAACAGCTTGTTGGAAAAGATTTGCTGCTAGAGGATGTAATATCATTTATTCATTTCATATCGTCAATTATCAACATCTTTCCTCATGCTTCAGATCAGCTCTGCATGCATGGGATGGACATAGCAGCTCAGAATCTCTGTTCAAATTTGTTATGCACTTCCTCGCTGGAGAGCTACATGATCGTTTCACGTTTTATATTCATCATTCTATGTTCTGTGCAGTCTCAAACACTCTACGATGATAAAGCTTGGCTTGTAGTTGTGATGAAG CTATTGGATTCCTTTACTTCTACCATGATGACTAACGGATGGACAGAAGAGCATCTCTTAGTACTTGGTGTCCTTTCAATGGTTTTGCATCATTCCACTCAGGGGGCACTTGTAGAAACTGCAAAGTTCATACTTCTGGATTCTTCTTTAGCCTCCCTAATGCGAGCCACAGTTAAAGGATTCTTTGCAAATGGATCTGCTTCAATTGAACACGAAGAGGAATCAGACACTGAGCATGCCTTAGTTTTTCTACTGTTATTTATCCACTTCTACCTAAgaag TTTGCAAGTTGTTCTACCAGGAAGCATGGGTTGGCAGAATTTCTTCAATTTACCAGAAGGGACATGTACACTTCCTACAGTTGGAATTTTTTGCCAGGATATATGCAGATTCCTGCATTTTGGATCACCCCTGGTTAAATTGGTTGCCTCATATTGCCTGATCGAGTTGTTGAGTGGAATCACAGATCAACAGAATGGAGTAAAATGCAGCATGGGGTATTTAAGGTCCATAGTTGCGGTACTAGAAGGCCTGGTTTTCCATTGTGATCTGCGTATTGCCATGAACTCTAGCCTTTCTTTATCAATGATATTCAGCTGGGAAATACCTAGTGTGTGCCATACAAGTTTAGCTAGAAACCACAGCTGGTGCAAGATGGTTGTGGAAGAGCTAGCAAGATCTTTGGCCGCTCCATCTTCAGTGTCTACATCATTCATGAATCATCACAGGCCTGCAGTGCACATTGCTACAGCACTTTTAAGATCAAAAACTGCTCCTTTATGGATGAATTCTGTGTTCGATAAAGCCTGTGTATCTGGCTTAATTGAAAACCTCTCTCCTAATAACGTAAGTGTTGAGGTGGTTCTCTTATTTCAACAGCTGCTGCTGTCCGCTTATCTGACGCCTGATCAAATTGCTAAACTGAATCATGAGTTTCAG GCATGCAGAAGATGTATATGCATGGAAAATAATGAAGATAATTCCACGGGTGAGCAAGGAAGGAAGGTCGTCACTATGTCAagcaacttgggagaagtttgTGAGCTTCTACTTCAATTAATGTCGTCTGAATCACATCTGGATATTAATTCTGTTGGAAATCAATCCAGAGCTAATAGATTAATGGAAGAAACAGACTTGTTTTCCAGGCTTGCAGAAAATGGGAGGTTTGAGATTACTGGCTGA
- the LOC130462708 gene encoding secreted RxLR effector protein 161-like, whose product MTHIPYTSAVGSVMYAMVCSRPDIAHAVSMVSRYMSRPGKVHWEAVKWLLRYLKGTSNFWLEFGRNANGLEGFCDSDYGGDLDDRKSTSGYVFTLGGTAVSWKSTLQDVVALSTTKVEFMAITEAFKEAKWLKGLVGEFSPCSSLVSVFCDSQSAIHLAKNQNTFYKRTKHIDIKYNFVRDVIAKKELLLKKIGTKENPADMLTKPLPTTKFTLCVDLVGLSPWSM is encoded by the coding sequence ATGACTCACATTCCATACACTAGTGCGGTTGGAAGTGTGATGTATGCCATGGTGTGTTCAAGACCAGATATAGCTCATGCGGTGAGTATGGTTAGTCGGTATATGTCAAGACCGGGAAAGGTCCATTGGGAAGCCGTGAAGTGGTTGTTGAGGTACTTGAAGGGTACCTCAAACTTTTGGCTTGAGTTTGGTAGAAATGCAAACGGACTTGAAGGCTTTTGTGATTCGGATTATGGAGGTGATTTGGATGACCGAAAATCTACTTCTGGCTATGTCTTTACTTTGGGTGGTACGGCCGTGAGTTGGAAATCAACGCTACAAGATGTTGTAGCTCTTTCAACTACGAAGGTCGAGTTTATGGCCATTACCGAAGCATTCAAAGAAGCAAAGTGGCTCAAGGGTCTTGTGGGAGAGTTTAGTCCATGTTCAAGCTTGGTGTCCGTGTTTTGTGATAGTCAAAGTGCCATACATTTGGCTAAGAATCAAAACACATTCTACAAGAGAACCAAGCACATTGACATCAAGTACAACTTTGTTCGAGATGTGATAGCTAAGAAAGAATTGCTCTTGAAGAAGATTGGTACCAAGGAGAATCCCGCCGACATGTTGACAAAGCCTTTGCCGACAACTAAGTTCACTTTGTGTGTGGACTTAGTTGGTCTTTCTCCATGGTCGATGTAA